The Deinococcota bacterium genome includes the window CTGCTGCTGCGCACCGTCCTGGCCGTGCTCGCCGCCAAGGGCGCGTACTGACCCTGTAGCGACGAGACAATCCTCAGTTGCAAAGCCTACTTCTTCAACGCCACCTTGTCTCGGGATGCGAGCCTCAACCTGCCGACCCCTCTGTCGACCGCCTCGACCCGCTCGACCCGCTCGACCCTCACAACGGTGTAGTGGTGCCACAGCAGGAAGAGCGCCATGAGCACGACCGATACCGCGGGCAGCAAAGCCGCGGGCCAGCGCCAGGCCAGGTAGGCCAGCAGCACCAGCACGCCGTCGATGAGCAGGACGCACGAGGTGACCTGAAGGTGGCTGTAGCCGCGCTGGACCGCCCGCTGGTAAGCGTGGGAGCAGTGGGCCTCGAGCCAGTTCTCCCGTTTGGCGATGCGGTAGAGCAGGGTCGCCGTGGCGTCGACGATAAAGGGCGCCAGCAGCAGGATCCAGAGCAGCAGGGGCATCATGCCGCGGCCTTCCGTGTAGAGGGCCAAAGCGGCGAAGACGAAGCCGAGCAGGCCGCTGCCCACGTCGCCCATGAAAATCTTGGCGGGGGGCCAGTTCCAGTACAAGAAGCCTGCCGTCGCCGCGGTGAGCGTCCAGCAGGCCAGGGCCAGTGGCCAGTAGCCCGCGGCGAGCAGGAGGCTACCGGCGGCAAGCGACACCACCACCGCCTGACCGGCGGCCAGCCCGTCGATGCCGTCCATGAAGTTGTAGAGGTTGATGAGCCAGATGACGCCCAGCCAGGCCAGCAAGGAGCCCAAAACGCCTAGCGGCAGGGTGGCCACACCCAGCTCGACTTGTCCCAGCCCGCCCAGCCAGAAGACGACCCAGGCGGCCGCCAGCGCGTGAACCGCCAGGCGCAGCCTGTACACGACGTCGTAGCGGTCGTCCAGCCAGCCGATGGCAACGATCAGCGCGCCACCTCCCAGCAGCGCGACCCATAGCGCCCGGCTCTCAGGCAGCAGCCAGAAAAACACGGTGCAGGAGCCGAGAAAGATCAGCCCGAAGGAGAGACCCCCGCCTCTTGGCGTGGCTTTTATGTGGGAGCTTCGGCCGTTGGGAATGTCCAGGATACCCGCGTCTCGAGCGTAGCACCATATCCGGCCCGTCAGCCAGTAGCCGAGGCCCAGCGCGACAGTGATAAAAAACGCATAGGTTATCGAGGTAGGCGCTACAAGCATGGGGCAATCCCCTCGCTCTCTCTCGTTTCCTCGGTCGTCCTTTCGCCCGGCCACCTGGCAGCGCGCTTAGCGGCTACGGCAAGCGGCGACGCTGCGTTATGGAGCGCCGCTTGCCCGCGTCGCCTCGGTCTTTTCATGTCCCAGCACCGTCCTCTAGTCATGTGGCGCCCTTTCCAAAGCCGGCACCCCTCGAACCGCCAAGCTATAAGGCATTATGGACAAGGGCTGGGGCAGGTTTTCCGCAAGCGTCACACCGCAGCGGATAAGCCGCCATGCCTTGAGGAACAGGCGCAAGCTGAAGAACGACGCCGAGGTTCAAGTCGGAGGTCCGGCGGGCGAGGTCCGGCGCGCATGTAAACACAACATATAAAGCGCTCCAAAACGTCCTGTTTGCTGCCGTAGAGGTAGATGCTCAGGTTGCGTTCAGCCAGCGCCTTTGTCACGCGCAGCGTGAGCTCTGGGCCATAGACGCGATCCGGCAGCTTGACGCCGTGCAACCATTAATGCCGCGCTATACTTAACTCTGGAGGTCAGGCCCGTGGCAAAGAGCGTGAAGGAGAAACCAGTCAAGCCGAAGGGTGCGCGGATGGTCAAAAAACCTGCGGTTCGCACCTTGGCGGACCTGGCAGGGTTTATCGAGGATGACTTGCAAAGCACCGAGATTAAACGCTATCTGAGGAGCGCGTTTGGTGGTTATCATCGCGGATAGTGGGGCTGTTTATGGCTTCTTCAATCACAAAGACGAGCACCATGCTCAGTTACGAGTGCTGTTCGAGCGGGAGAGGAACATCCTCATCCCAACGGCTGTGTTGGCAGAAATAGCCTATTTGCTTGAAACCCGAGTCGGAACTAAAGCACTCGAGATTTTCCTCAAGGCTATTGAAAACCGTCTCCTCTTATTGGCCGGCAGCGAAGCCGACATCAGACGCATCAGAGAGCTGGTTGTGAAATATGGCGACTTGCCTTT containing:
- a CDS encoding PIN domain-containing protein — encoded protein: MVIIADSGAVYGFFNHKDEHHAQLRVLFERERNILIPTAVLAEIAYLLETRVGTKALEIFLKAIENRLLLLAGSEADIRRIRELVVKYGDLPLGFADAAVIALAEREGGRVATTDRRHFTIVKAKRPLKLLPEP
- a CDS encoding glycosyltransferase family 4 protein, giving the protein MLVAPTSITYAFFITVALGLGYWLTGRIWCYARDAGILDIPNGRSSHIKATPRGGGLSFGLIFLGSCTVFFWLLPESRALWVALLGGGALIVAIGWLDDRYDVVYRLRLAVHALAAAWVVFWLGGLGQVELGVATLPLGVLGSLLAWLGVIWLINLYNFMDGIDGLAAGQAVVVSLAAGSLLLAAGYWPLALACWTLTAATAGFLYWNWPPAKIFMGDVGSGLLGFVFAALALYTEGRGMMPLLLWILLLAPFIVDATATLLYRIAKRENWLEAHCSHAYQRAVQRGYSHLQVTSCVLLIDGVLVLLAYLAWRWPAALLPAVSVVLMALFLLWHHYTVVRVERVERVEAVDRGVGRLRLASRDKVALKK